Proteins found in one Salinimonas lutimaris genomic segment:
- the glgA gene encoding glycogen synthase GlgA, with translation MNIVFAISEVEDLVKTGGLADVGKALPLALKEAGHNVAIIMPYYQAIRVQYDLAEACPPQTLFTAGQVYHFAVRQLSWNDIPVYFVDYPDYFDRDGLYSSAYDAFNDNGERFSFFSGACLTTLQALSLQPDVIHCHDWHTAMLPFLLRNDHTGFFAGTNSVFTIHNAAFQGVHPLQEIPFLRHHPAILPLVHGGYINMLQTGIEFADKITTVSPNYAQELLTNLGSHGLHDRLVTRQRDLVGILNGCDYTQWNPATDSFLPENFDSKNLFAKKRCKQVLQQQSRLPEKEGVPLIGMVCRLTEQKGFGYLLPILDELMDHNIQLVIVGTGDPSVCMDLGEYAHNHPDQFAFINGFSSEYAHLVEAGADFFLMPSQFEPCGLNQMYSLAYGTLPIVRSVGGLKDTVKDPGADADKATGFVFSEPTSEALLSCIRRALLFYYEHPARFRDMQIRGMDTRFTWQDAASRYETLYKTMLKN, from the coding sequence GTGAATATAGTTTTTGCGATTTCTGAAGTAGAAGACCTGGTTAAAACCGGTGGCCTGGCTGACGTGGGCAAAGCGCTTCCACTGGCGCTCAAAGAAGCCGGGCACAACGTGGCCATTATCATGCCCTATTATCAGGCGATCAGAGTCCAGTATGATCTGGCCGAAGCCTGTCCGCCTCAAACCCTGTTTACGGCCGGTCAGGTCTATCATTTTGCTGTGCGGCAACTGAGCTGGAACGATATTCCGGTTTATTTTGTGGATTATCCTGACTACTTTGACCGCGATGGCCTGTACAGCAGTGCTTACGATGCATTTAATGACAACGGCGAGCGCTTCAGCTTTTTTTCCGGGGCCTGTCTGACCACATTACAGGCGCTTTCCCTACAGCCGGATGTTATTCATTGTCATGACTGGCATACCGCGATGCTGCCGTTTTTACTGCGTAACGATCACACCGGCTTTTTTGCCGGTACAAATAGTGTATTTACCATCCACAACGCGGCCTTTCAGGGCGTACACCCGCTACAGGAGATTCCGTTTTTACGCCATCATCCGGCTATTTTGCCGCTGGTACACGGTGGTTATATCAATATGCTACAAACCGGTATTGAGTTTGCCGACAAAATCACAACGGTAAGCCCTAACTATGCGCAGGAACTTCTGACCAACTTAGGTAGCCATGGTTTGCATGATCGCCTGGTCACCCGCCAGCGGGATTTAGTCGGAATTTTGAATGGCTGTGACTACACGCAGTGGAACCCAGCCACAGATTCGTTTTTACCGGAAAATTTTGACAGTAAAAACCTGTTTGCCAAAAAACGCTGTAAACAGGTGTTACAACAACAGTCACGATTACCGGAAAAAGAAGGTGTGCCTCTGATTGGCATGGTCTGCCGGCTCACCGAACAAAAAGGGTTCGGATACTTGCTGCCTATCCTTGATGAGCTGATGGACCATAATATTCAGCTGGTGATTGTGGGTACCGGTGATCCCAGTGTGTGTATGGATCTGGGCGAGTATGCTCATAACCACCCTGATCAATTTGCATTTATTAACGGGTTTAGCAGTGAATATGCTCATCTGGTAGAAGCAGGCGCGGACTTTTTCCTGATGCCCTCGCAATTTGAGCCTTGTGGTTTAAATCAGATGTACAGCCTGGCTTATGGCACGTTACCTATTGTACGTTCAGTCGGCGGACTTAAAGACACCGTTAAGGATCCTGGGGCTGATGCTGACAAGGCCACCGGCTTTGTGTTCTCAGAACCCACCTCTGAGGCCTTGCTGTCCTGTATTCGCCGTGCCCTGCTTTTTTATTACGAGCACCCGGCCCGGTTCCGTGATATGCAGATTCGGGGCATGGATACGCGTTTCACCTGGCAGGATGCAGCCAGCCGCTATGAAACGCTATATAAGACTATGCTAAAGAATTAA
- the trmB gene encoding tRNA (guanosine(46)-N7)-methyltransferase TrmB, with the protein MGQYKNQAEAEAAGVYISKVKSYVKREGRLTNAQGRALEQYWPTMGIDFEDAVLDLSEVFGRTAPVVMEIGFGMGKSLVEMAANHPEMDFIGIEVHRPGVGACLHDAGELGLTNLRVMEHDAVEVLNKMIPEQGLARLQLYFPDPWHKKRHHKRRIVQPEFVETLRSKLQMKGHFHMATDWENYAEHMAEVMNAAPGYANTATQGDYVPRPEYRPITKFEVRGQKLGHGVWDLIYERTQ; encoded by the coding sequence ATGGGGCAATACAAAAATCAGGCAGAAGCGGAAGCAGCCGGTGTTTATATCAGTAAAGTGAAAAGCTATGTTAAGCGCGAAGGGCGTCTGACCAACGCGCAGGGGCGTGCGCTTGAGCAATACTGGCCAACCATGGGCATCGACTTTGAAGATGCTGTGCTGGACTTATCTGAAGTTTTCGGCCGGACCGCCCCGGTAGTGATGGAAATTGGTTTTGGCATGGGTAAATCGCTGGTAGAAATGGCCGCGAACCATCCCGAGATGGACTTTATCGGTATTGAAGTTCACCGTCCTGGTGTAGGCGCGTGTCTGCATGATGCCGGTGAACTGGGCCTGACCAATCTGCGGGTGATGGAGCATGATGCGGTTGAAGTACTGAACAAGATGATTCCCGAACAGGGGCTGGCTCGCCTGCAACTATACTTTCCTGATCCATGGCATAAAAAGCGCCACCACAAGCGCCGTATTGTGCAGCCAGAATTTGTTGAAACCCTGCGCAGTAAACTGCAGATGAAAGGGCATTTTCATATGGCCACAGACTGGGAAAACTACGCTGAGCATATGGCTGAAGTAATGAATGCAGCGCCGGGTTATGCCAACACCGCAACGCAGGGCGACTATGTACCGCGTCCGGAGTATCGTCCAATTACAAAATTTGAAGTACGCGGCCAGAAGTTAGGCCATGGCGTGTGGGATCTGATTTACGAGCGAACGCAATAA
- a CDS encoding alpha/beta fold hydrolase — MDSTPVLFLPGTLCDERIWLPVWRQLSITQRRYVPLQWATCLEDMLALTGDRVLDGEKVHLVGFSMGGYIASKWALQNSDKVASLTLVGYNPEGLGVDEINRRKQMVSMLQNGQFQPDNPAYLKNFVHPDFMPSEQVSQVITEMGQDLGKATLIAHTQSTTPREDMVPALRKAPFHLNLVAAIDDAVVQFDKLTAIAAKLNDCTLYPIKNAAHMLPLEQPEEVASVLRQVLD; from the coding sequence GTGGACAGCACCCCTGTTTTATTTTTACCCGGAACACTTTGCGACGAGCGTATCTGGCTGCCAGTCTGGCGCCAGCTTTCTATCACCCAGCGCCGTTATGTTCCTTTGCAATGGGCAACCTGCCTTGAGGATATGCTGGCGCTGACCGGAGACCGGGTGCTGGACGGCGAAAAAGTGCATCTTGTCGGCTTTTCAATGGGCGGCTATATCGCCAGTAAATGGGCGCTGCAAAATAGTGACAAAGTGGCTTCACTAACACTGGTTGGCTATAACCCCGAAGGTCTGGGTGTGGATGAAATCAATCGCCGTAAGCAAATGGTGAGCATGCTGCAAAACGGGCAGTTTCAGCCTGACAACCCCGCTTACCTGAAAAACTTTGTGCACCCTGACTTCATGCCAAGCGAGCAGGTCAGTCAGGTCATCACTGAAATGGGCCAGGATTTGGGCAAAGCGACGCTGATTGCCCATACTCAGTCCACCACCCCGCGTGAAGATATGGTACCGGCACTGCGCAAAGCGCCGTTTCATCTGAACCTGGTTGCCGCCATCGACGATGCTGTGGTGCAGTTTGATAAACTGACCGCCATTGCGGCAAAGCTGAATGACTGCACCTTATATCCGATAAAAAATGCAGCGCACATGCTGCCACTTGAGCAACCTGAAGAAGTCGCCTCGGTGCTGCGGCAAGTGCTTGACTGA
- a CDS encoding methyltransferase produces MLSNQSQLLARNLDLFEQGEWLIINPADAYFTDQLSDMPLEVLHQYFDVFSESVRVIHSHSMDTRDVSEDPSGFCVSQKVSKHLHTFAPFITGERRFSDVLIYIPKAKHQLKMLLTMAGSVLREGGRIHLVGENKGGIKSAAKLATDLGPAQKVDSARHCSLITIEVENTPVFRLEDWLDERTYQVDEFEWDIVSLPGVFSHTELDDGTRLLLSKLPNHLNGNILDFACGAGVIGSYLNKLQPHLKLTLLDVSALALFCAARTMQANGVTGQLLAANGLHGVDDKFSHIVTNPPFHTGVKTDYSITKRFISDAKRVLAKDGTLHLVANRFLPYPGLLAEHFSQVRPLAQTSQFSVYLSLK; encoded by the coding sequence ATGTTGTCAAACCAGAGCCAGTTACTGGCGCGCAATCTTGATCTGTTTGAGCAGGGTGAATGGCTCATCATCAACCCTGCCGATGCCTATTTTACCGACCAGCTCAGCGATATGCCGCTGGAAGTGCTGCATCAGTATTTTGATGTTTTCAGCGAAAGCGTGCGGGTCATCCATTCTCACAGTATGGATACCCGTGATGTGAGTGAGGATCCGTCGGGTTTCTGTGTATCGCAGAAAGTCAGTAAGCATTTGCATACCTTTGCCCCCTTTATAACCGGTGAGCGCCGCTTTTCGGATGTTCTTATCTACATTCCCAAGGCCAAGCATCAGCTAAAGATGCTGCTGACCATGGCAGGATCAGTGCTGCGCGAGGGTGGCCGGATTCATCTGGTAGGTGAAAACAAAGGCGGTATCAAAAGTGCGGCTAAGCTAGCCACAGACCTGGGACCCGCACAAAAGGTCGACTCTGCCCGTCATTGCAGCCTGATTACCATCGAGGTAGAAAACACTCCGGTTTTCCGGCTTGAAGACTGGCTGGACGAGCGCACCTACCAGGTTGATGAATTTGAGTGGGATATTGTGTCACTGCCTGGTGTATTCAGCCACACTGAGCTGGATGACGGCACGCGTCTTCTGCTGAGCAAGCTACCTAATCACTTAAACGGTAACATTCTGGATTTTGCCTGCGGCGCCGGTGTCATTGGCAGTTACCTGAATAAACTGCAACCACACCTTAAGCTGACACTGCTGGATGTCAGTGCGCTGGCCCTGTTTTGCGCGGCCCGCACCATGCAGGCAAACGGAGTAACTGGCCAGCTACTGGCAGCCAATGGTCTGCATGGCGTAGACGACAAGTTCAGTCACATTGTCACTAATCCGCCGTTTCACACTGGTGTGAAGACTGATTACAGTATTACCAAGCGCTTTATCAGCGATGCTAAACGTGTACTGGCAAAAGACGGCACCCTGCATCTGGTGGCAAACCGGTTCCTGCCCTACCCCGGTTTACTGGCTGAACATTTCAGTCAGGTAAGACCGTTAGCCCAAACCAGTCAGTTTTCTGTGTATCTGTCGCTAAAATAA